In one Synechococcales cyanobacterium T60_A2020_003 genomic region, the following are encoded:
- a CDS encoding DUF4112 domain-containing protein has product MKPPSSHLVRLSARSHAALGRIRFLSQFLDNAVPVPGTTFRVGLDPFLGLIPGAGDVVSVLISVYIVLESLRFRLPKETLIRMVSNLLTDTALGSIPVAGDVFDVVWKANARNLQLLEAHLQNPDPSRAADRFFVLGVILVLALLVLVVVVLTLGSLRLLWWIFTGS; this is encoded by the coding sequence ATGAAACCGCCCTCAAGCCATCTGGTACGCCTCTCGGCGCGATCGCACGCTGCCCTTGGCCGTATCCGATTTTTGAGCCAATTTCTAGATAATGCGGTGCCCGTTCCAGGAACAACATTTCGAGTCGGGCTTGATCCGTTTTTGGGCTTAATTCCGGGTGCTGGCGACGTTGTGAGCGTTTTGATTTCCGTCTATATCGTGCTGGAATCCCTACGCTTTCGCCTACCCAAGGAAACGCTGATTCGCATGGTGTCCAATTTGCTGACCGATACTGCACTGGGTTCAATTCCAGTTGCAGGCGACGTGTTTGACGTGGTCTGGAAAGCCAATGCCCGTAATCTGCAACTGCTAGAAGCCCATCTCCAGAACCCTGATCCGAGTCGGGCGGCAGATCGGTTCTTTGTGCTGGGTGTGATTCTCGTTTTGGCACTGCTAGTGCTGGTTGTCGTGGTGCTCACCCTAGGCAGCTTGCGTCTCCTCTGGTGGATTTTCACC